The Saxibacter everestensis genome has a window encoding:
- a CDS encoding adenine deaminase C-terminal domain-containing protein produces MIHQSLLDVAYGRKAAETVITGGRLVNVLTGEIYQADVAIEGTRIAAVGDVKSRCDANTKVIPADGRFLTPGLIDGHLHIECSKLSVTMFANLVSRYGTTSAVSGLDQILVVAGLEGVREFLNESKRSPLRVFWGAPAKAPYTVPESTVGHRFGPDEHREAQLWPECVGLWETVQEFIEIGDDEVRQAFELAAQNRLPIFGCAPMSDDRRIAGIAAAGVRLDHESYSADETMQKLRNGLHVIIRESAAAPFLNENIQVLTKFGAASNRIAFCTDDVSASDLLGRGHLDHLVRMAVEAGVEPVTAIQMATINCASMYGIDQSVGSIAPGRFADILMVDDLADFRAQTVIAGGSVFAVDGQPLEKPTPPERAPFLRDTIVLDRPSGDDLVPTAPGKETVQVLAMSLNPDVAFVRSRKDANLTVRQGKILADIDQDIIYVAVAERYGKTSNLPVAFVHGFGLRSGAIATSAAPDDNNIICVGTNGDDMALAINEIAKAGGGQIVVRDGEVLDLLPLPIGGIVADLTPESMSEREQALDKHAQELGSKLPSPFGYLYFLSITAIPEYAITDLGLIDCTALQVIEPIVEAH; encoded by the coding sequence ATGATTCACCAATCTCTACTCGACGTTGCATACGGGCGCAAAGCCGCCGAGACCGTAATCACCGGCGGAAGGCTGGTCAACGTTCTGACCGGCGAGATATATCAGGCCGATGTCGCCATCGAAGGAACTCGGATCGCTGCCGTCGGGGACGTCAAAAGTCGCTGTGACGCGAACACGAAAGTGATACCGGCGGATGGGCGCTTTCTCACGCCAGGCCTGATCGACGGACATCTGCATATCGAATGCAGCAAGTTGTCGGTGACAATGTTCGCAAATCTCGTCTCCCGTTACGGGACGACAAGCGCTGTCTCGGGCCTGGATCAGATCCTCGTCGTCGCGGGGCTCGAAGGGGTCCGCGAGTTTCTCAACGAGTCCAAACGCAGTCCGCTACGCGTCTTCTGGGGAGCACCGGCCAAGGCCCCTTACACAGTTCCCGAGTCAACGGTCGGACACCGGTTCGGACCGGATGAACACCGCGAGGCCCAGCTGTGGCCCGAGTGCGTCGGCCTATGGGAAACGGTTCAGGAGTTCATCGAGATTGGTGACGATGAGGTCCGGCAGGCCTTTGAGCTTGCTGCTCAGAACCGTTTGCCCATCTTCGGCTGCGCCCCGATGTCGGATGATCGGCGGATTGCGGGGATCGCCGCCGCGGGAGTACGCCTGGACCACGAGTCCTACTCGGCGGACGAGACAATGCAGAAGCTGCGTAACGGGCTGCATGTGATCATCCGGGAGTCCGCTGCGGCGCCTTTCCTCAATGAGAACATTCAGGTACTCACAAAGTTCGGGGCCGCATCCAATCGAATCGCATTTTGCACCGATGACGTGTCGGCGAGCGATCTGCTCGGACGAGGGCACCTTGATCACCTGGTGCGGATGGCAGTCGAAGCGGGTGTCGAGCCGGTGACAGCAATCCAAATGGCAACTATCAACTGCGCCAGCATGTACGGCATAGACCAATCTGTTGGCTCGATTGCGCCGGGCAGGTTTGCCGACATCCTGATGGTCGATGATCTCGCCGATTTCCGCGCGCAGACCGTGATCGCGGGAGGCAGCGTTTTCGCGGTGGACGGTCAGCCGCTCGAGAAGCCGACGCCGCCCGAGCGCGCACCGTTTCTCCGGGACACTATCGTCCTGGACCGTCCCTCGGGTGATGACCTCGTGCCGACGGCGCCCGGGAAGGAGACGGTGCAGGTTCTTGCGATGTCGCTGAACCCGGATGTCGCCTTCGTCCGGAGCCGGAAGGACGCGAATCTGACGGTCCGCCAGGGCAAGATTCTTGCTGACATCGATCAGGACATAATCTATGTCGCCGTTGCCGAGAGATACGGCAAGACTTCCAACCTGCCGGTGGCATTCGTGCACGGTTTCGGTCTCCGTAGCGGCGCCATCGCCACATCCGCTGCTCCCGATGACAACAACATAATCTGCGTTGGGACGAATGGCGACGACATGGCCCTCGCGATCAACGAAATCGCCAAGGCAGGAGGAGGGCAGATCGTGGTTCGAGACGGCGAGGTCCTGGATCTCCTGCCGCTGCCGATCGGCGGAATTGTCGCCGACCTCACGCCGGAATCAATGTCGGAACGCGAGCAGGCCCTGGACAAGCATGCCCAGGAACTCGGCAGCAAGTTGCCATCGCCATTCGGATACCTTTATTTCCTGTCCATTACTGCTATCCCGGAATACGCGATTACCGACCTCGGCCTGATCGATTGCACGGCTCTGCAAGTCATCGAACCAATCGTCGAGGCACACTAA
- the add gene encoding adenosine deaminase, producing the protein MSSESIIDRLPKCELHLHIEGTLEPELKFVLAKRNGLQLPYDTVEDIRAAYQFSDLTSFLVGYYDGMEVLRTEQDFYDLAWAYLEKATSQGVLYAEIFFDPQAHTSRGVPFDIVIRGIRRAQLDGERQLGIQTGLIMCFLRDFQAEYAMATLLESLPYRKWIIGVGLDSDERGNPPSKFARVFSRARQEGYLLTMHCDVDQENSVEHIRQCIEDIGVDRIDHGTNVVSSPELIDELKRRGIGLTCCPISNSWVSDGTKSAVIKSLLDQGVKVTVNSDDPAYFGGYIAENLAAVQAELGLTAQDLVTLQRNAIDISWAPPEVKHSFRSKLDAI; encoded by the coding sequence ATGAGTAGCGAAAGCATCATCGATAGGCTCCCCAAGTGCGAGTTGCACCTGCACATCGAAGGCACGCTCGAACCGGAGCTCAAGTTCGTTCTGGCCAAGCGTAACGGCCTGCAATTGCCCTACGACACTGTGGAGGACATCCGAGCTGCGTATCAGTTCAGTGACCTCACCTCCTTCCTGGTCGGGTATTACGACGGCATGGAAGTACTCCGGACGGAACAGGATTTCTACGACCTCGCCTGGGCTTACCTGGAGAAGGCGACGAGTCAGGGCGTGCTGTACGCCGAGATCTTCTTCGACCCGCAGGCGCATACGTCCCGTGGCGTTCCATTCGACATCGTGATCCGCGGAATCCGGCGCGCCCAGCTGGACGGAGAACGTCAGCTGGGCATTCAGACCGGACTCATCATGTGCTTCTTGCGCGATTTCCAGGCGGAATACGCAATGGCCACTCTGCTTGAGTCATTGCCTTACCGGAAGTGGATCATCGGAGTCGGGCTCGATTCGGACGAGCGGGGCAACCCACCGAGCAAGTTCGCCAGAGTATTCAGCAGAGCGCGCCAGGAAGGCTACCTCTTGACCATGCACTGCGACGTGGATCAGGAGAATTCCGTGGAGCATATCCGGCAATGTATCGAGGACATCGGGGTGGACCGGATTGACCATGGCACCAACGTCGTATCCAGCCCGGAACTGATCGACGAGCTCAAACGCCGGGGAATCGGCCTCACCTGCTGCCCCATCTCAAACTCCTGGGTAAGCGATGGGACAAAGTCTGCCGTGATCAAGTCCCTTCTCGACCAGGGAGTCAAGGTGACCGTCAACTCTGACGATCCCGCGTACTTCGGCGGGTACATCGCCGAGAACCTCGCGGCGGTGCAGGCTGAGCTGGGGTTGACTGCGCAGGACTTGGTGACGCTGCAGCGCAATGCGATTGACATTTCCTGGGCTCCCCCGGAAGTCAAGCACTCGTTCCGCAGCAAGTTGGATGCGATCTGA
- a CDS encoding M13 family metallopeptidase, which translates to MTSGIDTQYTDSSVRLQDDLFRHLNGRWLRDVPIPSDRSTDGAMRALFDQAETQVRTLIEEAANSNAEPGTESQKVGDLFASFMDVERLDRLGVTTLESRLKAVAEAPDITELTRLLGEANREGSAGLFYLWVSPDARKSDEYIVYLSQGGLNLPDESYYREAKYAEIRAAYLRHIAKIAKLAGLTALTGGSADSFAETVLAVEADLAKNHWDIVACRDAEKTYTKVSADELADISPNFPWAVYQQAAQMPEGSLDHAVVQQPSFVTAASQAWENRPLDDWKAWLLFNLVHDAAPYLSSEIVEENFDFYGRTLSGTEENRERWKRGVSLVEGLLGEAVGKVYVDRHFPPTAKSRMDELVANLIEAYRSSITEISWMGDDTRHKALAKLDRFTPKIGYPSKWRDYSDLEILSDDLLGNVLRANTFEHHRQLNRIGGPIDREEWLMTPQTVNAYYHPIMNEIVFPAAILQPPFFNAEADDAANYGAIGAVIGHELGHGFDDQGSKYDGDGNLIDWWTPDDRAAFEKLTGSLIDQYEALVPVGLDADHHVNGALTIGENIGDLGGLGIAYKAYKLALGDGEAPEMDGLSGDQRFFLAWAQAWRGKARDAERIRRLAIDPHSPEEFRCNQIVKNLDAFYQAFDVREGDGMFLAPEQRVQIW; encoded by the coding sequence ATGACTTCAGGCATCGACACTCAATATACGGACAGCTCCGTCCGGCTCCAGGATGACCTTTTCCGGCACCTCAACGGCCGCTGGCTTCGCGATGTGCCGATTCCCTCAGACCGGTCGACCGACGGCGCGATGCGCGCGCTCTTCGACCAGGCCGAGACGCAGGTACGCACCCTGATAGAGGAAGCGGCGAACAGTAACGCGGAACCGGGCACCGAAAGCCAGAAGGTCGGCGACCTCTTCGCCTCCTTCATGGATGTGGAGCGCCTCGACCGACTCGGAGTGACAACACTCGAGTCACGGCTCAAAGCCGTCGCCGAAGCCCCCGACATCACCGAGCTGACCAGGCTGCTCGGCGAAGCCAATCGCGAGGGCTCCGCCGGACTGTTCTACCTTTGGGTATCGCCGGACGCCAGGAAGTCCGACGAATACATCGTGTACCTGAGCCAGGGCGGTCTGAACCTTCCCGACGAGTCCTACTACCGCGAGGCCAAGTACGCCGAGATCCGCGCCGCCTACCTGCGTCATATTGCCAAGATTGCAAAGCTCGCTGGCTTGACCGCGTTGACCGGAGGCAGCGCCGACTCTTTCGCAGAGACAGTGCTCGCCGTGGAAGCCGATCTCGCCAAGAACCACTGGGATATCGTTGCCTGCCGAGATGCCGAGAAGACTTATACCAAGGTGAGCGCCGACGAGCTGGCCGACATCAGCCCGAATTTCCCCTGGGCGGTCTACCAGCAGGCGGCCCAGATGCCTGAGGGCAGCCTCGACCACGCCGTGGTTCAGCAGCCGAGCTTCGTCACCGCCGCCTCGCAGGCCTGGGAGAATCGCCCGCTGGATGACTGGAAGGCGTGGCTGCTCTTCAACCTGGTGCACGATGCGGCACCGTACCTGAGCAGTGAGATCGTCGAAGAGAATTTCGACTTCTATGGACGGACGCTCTCCGGAACCGAAGAGAACCGCGAGCGGTGGAAGCGCGGCGTTTCGCTGGTCGAGGGACTGCTCGGCGAGGCGGTAGGCAAGGTATACGTCGACCGTCACTTCCCGCCGACGGCTAAATCGCGGATGGATGAACTCGTTGCGAACCTGATCGAGGCGTACCGCTCCTCGATCACTGAGATCAGTTGGATGGGCGACGACACCAGGCACAAGGCCCTGGCAAAGCTGGACCGGTTCACGCCGAAAATCGGGTACCCGAGCAAGTGGCGTGACTACTCCGACCTTGAGATCCTGAGCGACGATCTACTGGGTAACGTGCTGCGTGCCAACACCTTCGAACATCACAGGCAGTTGAACCGGATCGGCGGCCCGATCGACCGGGAAGAATGGCTGATGACGCCGCAAACCGTCAACGCCTACTACCACCCGATCATGAATGAGATCGTCTTCCCGGCGGCCATCCTGCAGCCACCGTTCTTCAATGCCGAGGCAGACGACGCCGCCAACTACGGCGCGATCGGCGCGGTGATCGGCCATGAGCTCGGTCATGGCTTTGACGACCAAGGGTCCAAATACGATGGCGATGGGAACCTGATCGACTGGTGGACACCCGATGATCGCGCGGCCTTCGAGAAGCTGACCGGCAGCCTGATCGACCAGTACGAGGCGCTGGTTCCGGTCGGCCTCGATGCCGACCATCATGTGAACGGTGCGCTGACCATCGGTGAGAACATCGGCGACCTGGGCGGGCTCGGAATTGCGTATAAGGCGTACAAGCTGGCGCTGGGAGACGGCGAAGCCCCGGAGATGGACGGTCTCAGTGGCGACCAGCGGTTCTTCCTGGCCTGGGCGCAGGCCTGGCGGGGCAAGGCGCGTGATGCCGAACGGATTCGCCGGCTTGCCATCGATCCGCACTCTCCCGAAGAGTTCCGTTGCAATCAGATCGTGAAGAATCTCGACGCGTTCTACCAGGCGTTCGACGTGCGCGAAGGCGATGGCATGTTCCTCGCACCGGAACAGCGGGTGCAGATCTGGTAA
- a CDS encoding MalY/PatB family protein: protein MDMAAFHREIDARSIDALRQQGGFKWAAHPQAIGAFIAEMDFGLAAPIREAVASSLDTESTGYLSPRLADELGRATARWQLDHHGRDVPAAWIRPAADVLVALEQTIEYFTSPDDPIVLLTPAYMPFVSLPRRHGRRLVQVPMVEPGDEHGHWQLDLPALDRALGDGGLLVLVNPHNPIGKVYSKDELKQIAEIVERNGARVFADEIHAPMIYPGQGHIAYATINETTARHTVTAASASKSWNIPGLKCAQLIFSNSDDVDRWDATRLIVGDGAATPGVVANIAAYQHGETWLRNVMGYLDGNRSLLAELLAELLPEVNFTVPDATYLAWLDCRPLKLGTSPVEFFLDNANVALTDGALCGTVGQGHVRLNFATPRPILVQMVRQLAAAVDRAI, encoded by the coding sequence ATGGATATGGCCGCTTTTCATCGCGAGATAGACGCCAGATCGATCGACGCCCTGCGGCAACAGGGCGGATTCAAGTGGGCTGCTCATCCGCAAGCGATCGGTGCTTTCATCGCTGAGATGGACTTTGGTCTTGCCGCGCCGATTCGCGAGGCAGTCGCCAGTTCGCTCGACACTGAATCCACCGGCTACCTCTCTCCGCGGCTGGCCGACGAGCTGGGCAGGGCGACGGCCCGCTGGCAACTGGACCATCACGGACGTGACGTTCCGGCGGCCTGGATCCGGCCGGCTGCAGACGTGCTCGTCGCCCTGGAACAGACGATCGAGTACTTCACCTCGCCTGACGATCCGATTGTGCTGTTGACTCCCGCGTATATGCCGTTTGTCTCCTTGCCGAGGCGGCACGGACGCCGACTGGTCCAGGTGCCAATGGTTGAGCCGGGCGACGAGCACGGGCACTGGCAGCTCGACCTGCCGGCGCTCGACCGGGCGCTTGGCGATGGCGGTCTGCTGGTGTTGGTGAATCCACATAATCCGATCGGCAAGGTCTACTCGAAGGACGAGCTGAAACAGATCGCCGAGATCGTGGAGCGGAATGGCGCCCGCGTGTTTGCCGACGAAATCCATGCGCCGATGATTTACCCGGGGCAGGGTCACATTGCGTATGCCACGATCAACGAAACAACCGCGAGACACACCGTCACCGCGGCCTCGGCATCGAAATCCTGGAACATCCCCGGCCTGAAATGCGCGCAGCTGATCTTCAGTAACTCCGATGACGTCGACCGCTGGGACGCGACCCGGTTAATCGTCGGGGACGGCGCAGCGACTCCGGGAGTAGTTGCCAATATTGCTGCCTACCAGCACGGTGAAACCTGGCTGCGGAACGTGATGGGATACCTCGACGGCAACAGGTCATTGCTGGCCGAACTTCTTGCCGAGCTCCTCCCGGAGGTGAACTTCACCGTTCCCGACGCCACCTACCTGGCCTGGCTGGATTGCCGGCCGCTGAAGCTCGGCACCAGCCCGGTGGAGTTCTTTCTCGACAACGCAAACGTGGCCCTGACAGACGGCGCGCTGTGCGGAACCGTCGGACAAGGCCACGTCCGGCTGAACTTCGCCACCCCGCGGCCAATCCTCGTGCAAATGGTCAGACAGCTGGCCGCGGCAGTGGATCGAGCGATCTGA
- a CDS encoding dihydrodipicolinate synthase family protein encodes MNPEPLSPGLWGILATPFHGPDLSVDLASLGRQVQLFRELPAAGVVALGVFGEGAALDSREQRDVVEAVVQQGDGLPVVVGISARSTAPAVEQARLAVEAAGQNLAGLMVQINGARPQLLAQHFSAIFEATGVGIVAQDYPLVSGVHITSDQILDTLRRCPFIVAVKSEAPPTAAAIAHLTGGTQVPIFGGLGGVGLLDELAAGAAGAMTGFSRPEALLAAIEGWNAGGMAAAHEAFARWLPLANFEAQPGIGLALRKEAFRRRGIFEEADVRPPMPKMPASLGPILQQHLVVLERTNV; translated from the coding sequence GTGAATCCGGAACCATTGAGCCCCGGCTTATGGGGAATTCTTGCCACGCCATTTCACGGCCCGGACCTGAGCGTCGACCTGGCCTCTCTCGGCCGCCAGGTTCAGCTCTTCCGTGAGCTACCGGCAGCCGGCGTCGTTGCCCTGGGCGTCTTCGGCGAAGGGGCCGCCCTCGATTCGCGAGAGCAGCGGGATGTGGTTGAAGCGGTCGTCCAGCAGGGCGACGGGCTTCCGGTCGTCGTCGGGATCTCCGCCCGGTCCACCGCACCCGCCGTCGAGCAGGCGCGGCTGGCGGTAGAGGCCGCAGGCCAGAACCTGGCCGGTCTGATGGTCCAGATCAACGGCGCTCGACCGCAGCTGCTGGCACAGCACTTCTCTGCCATCTTCGAGGCCACCGGCGTCGGCATCGTGGCCCAGGACTATCCCCTGGTCAGTGGCGTACACATCACTTCTGACCAGATCCTGGATACCCTTCGCCGCTGTCCGTTCATCGTGGCGGTCAAGTCGGAGGCCCCGCCTACCGCCGCCGCCATTGCCCACCTGACCGGGGGTACGCAGGTGCCAATCTTTGGTGGCCTGGGAGGGGTGGGCCTGCTGGATGAGCTGGCTGCCGGCGCTGCAGGGGCGATGACGGGCTTCTCGCGGCCGGAGGCATTGCTGGCAGCCATCGAGGGATGGAATGCCGGCGGCATGGCTGCCGCCCACGAGGCCTTCGCCCGTTGGCTTCCGCTGGCCAACTTCGAGGCCCAGCCAGGTATCGGGCTCGCGCTGCGCAAGGAAGCCTTTCGCCGTCGGGGAATTTTCGAGGAGGCGGATGTGCGCCCACCGATGCCAAAAATGCCGGCCTCGCTCGGACCAATTCTGCAGCAACACCTCGTCGTTCTGGAAAGGACGAACGTCTGA
- a CDS encoding SDR family oxidoreductase, translating into MDLGLNGKTALVPGSTSGLGLAVAQTLAAEGVRVAISGRRGDLAHRQAAELDGAAGFEVDLTESGSAKRLTDAVISELGAVDILILNSGGPAPGTAAGLDAETIQRATETLLLRQVELVSQVLPAMRATGWGRIVGLGSSGIQAPIPGLALSNIARAGLAGYLKTLAAEVAADGVTVNMVLPGRIATDRLASLDRAAAEREGVDLSDVQARSRAAIPIGRYGRPAEFGAIAAFLCSEQASYITGEQIRCDGGLVGAY; encoded by the coding sequence ATGGATTTAGGACTGAACGGGAAGACCGCGCTGGTACCCGGTTCCACCTCTGGCCTGGGGCTGGCGGTGGCACAGACTCTAGCCGCTGAGGGCGTCCGGGTAGCCATCTCCGGGCGCCGAGGCGACCTCGCCCACCGCCAGGCAGCCGAGCTCGACGGCGCGGCCGGCTTCGAAGTCGACCTCACGGAATCCGGCTCGGCGAAGCGGCTCACCGACGCGGTGATCAGCGAACTGGGTGCTGTCGACATTCTCATCTTGAACTCCGGCGGTCCGGCGCCCGGCACCGCGGCGGGACTCGACGCCGAGACAATTCAGAGGGCGACCGAAACCCTGCTGCTACGTCAGGTCGAACTGGTTTCCCAGGTGCTCCCGGCGATGCGAGCCACCGGCTGGGGACGCATCGTCGGACTGGGGTCCAGCGGCATCCAGGCACCGATCCCCGGTCTGGCGCTGTCTAACATCGCGAGGGCGGGATTGGCGGGCTACCTCAAGACGCTTGCGGCGGAGGTCGCCGCGGATGGCGTGACAGTCAATATGGTGCTTCCGGGCCGCATCGCTACGGACCGGCTGGCCAGCCTCGACCGCGCCGCAGCCGAACGGGAAGGTGTCGATCTCTCCGACGTGCAGGCCCGGTCTCGAGCCGCCATCCCAATCGGCCGTTACGGCAGGCCGGCGGAATTCGGTGCCATCGCTGCCTTTCTGTGCAGCGAACAAGCGTCGTACATCACCGGCGAGCAGATTCGCTGCGACGGCGGACTCGTCGGCGCCTACTGA
- a CDS encoding fumarylacetoacetate hydrolase family protein, producing the protein MQLGTTVLTDGTTTAVLIDPARGALFAGDLLDDDYPDAGEVLRAFPAEDLARKLDKVPEAAFHSPNGLTLAAPYRNPRMIWGIGLNYREHAADLAETAPAEEPASFIKGDHTVIGPGEPIPLPWQSERVTAEAELGLIIGRECRNVGETEALDYVWGVVPILDQTAEDILAKNPRYLTRSKNFPGFFSFGPAITPMQDVLDQFGDIGDVAVSTVRNGQVHRRNTVEQMMFGPANLVSFHSQVMPLYPGDIISTGTPGAVQIHPGDVAECRIDGIGTLSNPVTASARRQTDAT; encoded by the coding sequence GTGCAATTGGGCACAACCGTACTGACTGACGGCACGACGACGGCGGTCCTGATCGACCCCGCCCGCGGGGCACTGTTCGCCGGCGACCTGCTCGACGATGACTACCCAGACGCTGGTGAAGTGCTTCGCGCGTTCCCGGCTGAGGACCTCGCCCGCAAGCTCGACAAGGTCCCCGAGGCCGCTTTCCACTCACCAAATGGCCTGACGCTGGCGGCTCCCTACCGCAATCCGCGGATGATCTGGGGCATCGGGCTGAACTACCGCGAGCATGCCGCCGACCTTGCAGAAACCGCACCAGCCGAAGAACCGGCCTCGTTCATCAAGGGTGACCACACCGTCATCGGGCCCGGAGAGCCGATACCACTTCCGTGGCAGAGTGAGCGCGTCACGGCCGAGGCGGAGCTGGGGCTGATCATCGGCCGTGAGTGCCGCAACGTCGGAGAAACCGAAGCCCTGGACTACGTCTGGGGTGTGGTGCCCATCCTCGACCAAACGGCGGAGGACATCCTCGCCAAAAACCCTCGCTACCTGACCAGGTCGAAGAACTTTCCCGGGTTCTTCTCCTTTGGTCCTGCCATCACGCCGATGCAAGACGTGCTCGACCAATTCGGGGATATAGGAGACGTCGCGGTGTCAACCGTGCGCAACGGACAAGTGCATCGCCGGAACACGGTCGAGCAGATGATGTTCGGTCCGGCGAACCTGGTGAGCTTCCACAGCCAGGTGATGCCGCTGTACCCCGGAGACATCATCTCGACCGGGACTCCCGGTGCCGTGCAGATCCACCCCGGAGACGTTGCCGAGTGCCGGATCGACGGGATCGGCACGCTGAGCAACCCCGTGACAGCGTCCGCACGACGGCAAACTGACGCGACCTGA
- a CDS encoding type 1 glutamine amidotransferase: MPEPEAGAPRILVVQNSAGSALRRFGEWWAEDGLAVDIVRAFDGDAIPDLGGYHALVLLGGGLMPDEDDRAPWLPREREVTREALQAGLPLLGLCLGGQLMAHVAGGKVQAKHGLPENGSTELTRLPEAENDALFGPLPRSFQAIEHRVDSITELPPDAVWLASSERCPIQAFRLGNAAWACQFHPEVGADRVQAWDREELAEQGFDPDDIVRKAVAAEPVSEPQWRAFAQRFADLVKSSAAIRQ; the protein is encoded by the coding sequence ATGCCGGAGCCAGAAGCCGGAGCGCCGCGGATACTTGTGGTGCAAAACTCGGCCGGCAGCGCCCTGCGGCGGTTCGGGGAATGGTGGGCCGAGGACGGGCTCGCCGTCGATATCGTCCGTGCCTTTGACGGCGATGCCATACCGGACCTCGGCGGGTACCACGCGCTCGTCCTGCTTGGCGGCGGCCTGATGCCCGATGAGGATGATCGCGCACCATGGCTGCCCCGCGAACGTGAGGTGACTCGCGAGGCGCTCCAAGCCGGATTGCCGCTGCTCGGCCTCTGCCTTGGCGGGCAGTTGATGGCGCACGTTGCCGGCGGCAAGGTTCAGGCTAAGCACGGCTTGCCTGAAAATGGCAGCACCGAGTTGACCCGGCTACCCGAGGCCGAGAACGATGCCTTGTTCGGTCCGCTGCCTCGGAGTTTTCAGGCAATCGAGCACCGCGTGGACTCGATAACCGAGCTGCCGCCGGATGCCGTGTGGCTGGCCAGCAGCGAACGGTGCCCGATCCAGGCGTTCCGATTAGGTAATGCCGCCTGGGCTTGCCAGTTCCATCCGGAGGTCGGCGCGGACCGGGTTCAGGCCTGGGACAGGGAAGAGCTCGCCGAGCAGGGCTTCGACCCGGATGACATCGTCCGCAAGGCGGTGGCAGCTGAACCGGTCTCGGAGCCGCAATGGCGAGCCTTCGCCCAAAGATTTGCTGACTTGGTGAAGAGCTCGGCGGCTATTCGGCAGTAA
- a CDS encoding APC family permease, translating to MSSQSATNARKTGLSRVLGIPSLVLFGLAYMVPLTVFTTYGPVEQLTEGHLPGAYLVTLIAMLFTALSYGKMSRLFPVAGSAYTYAQRSFGGNVGFIVGWSLMLDYILLPMINYLVIGLYLAAAFPAIPQWVWILLGILIVTVLNILGIKSVARMNVVLIAAQAAFIVLFLILSIRTISGGSEVSVFGPFFGDNAEFGLIMTGASILCLSFLGFDAISTLSEEATNPKRSIPRAILITTLTGGLIFIGLSLVAHWVFPDWQSFSSPDTASLDVMQKAGGAFLSNFFTAAYVAGAFASALASQASVSRILYSMGRDGVLPKRFFGQLNRRFSTPANATILVGVVSLIALFIDLALAASIISFGALVAFTFVNISVVKSHAIDRRDRKGIAVLTNIVLPLIGFGLSIWLWTSLPGTSFVVGLIWAGMGLIYLAGLTKLFRVKPPQMDLAE from the coding sequence ATGTCGTCGCAATCAGCCACTAACGCCCGTAAGACTGGCCTCTCCCGGGTCCTTGGCATTCCGTCGCTCGTGCTCTTCGGCCTGGCCTATATGGTGCCGCTAACCGTATTCACCACCTACGGGCCGGTCGAGCAACTCACCGAGGGACACCTGCCCGGCGCCTATCTGGTCACGCTTATCGCGATGTTGTTCACCGCGTTGAGCTACGGAAAGATGTCCCGGCTGTTCCCGGTCGCCGGCAGCGCCTACACCTACGCCCAGCGATCATTCGGCGGGAATGTCGGCTTCATCGTCGGCTGGTCGCTGATGCTCGATTACATCCTGTTGCCGATGATCAACTATCTGGTGATCGGGCTCTATCTAGCGGCGGCCTTCCCGGCGATCCCGCAGTGGGTCTGGATTCTACTGGGGATCCTGATCGTCACCGTCCTGAACATCCTGGGCATCAAGTCGGTGGCCAGGATGAACGTTGTTCTGATAGCAGCTCAGGCCGCATTCATCGTGCTTTTCCTGATCCTGAGCATCCGGACGATCTCTGGTGGCAGCGAAGTGTCAGTATTCGGACCGTTCTTCGGCGACAATGCGGAATTCGGCCTGATCATGACCGGTGCTTCGATCCTTTGCCTGTCTTTCCTGGGGTTCGACGCGATATCGACCCTGTCCGAGGAGGCCACGAACCCGAAGCGCAGCATTCCGCGGGCTATCCTGATCACCACTTTGACCGGCGGATTGATCTTCATCGGGCTTTCGCTCGTTGCGCACTGGGTCTTCCCGGATTGGCAGAGCTTCAGCAGCCCCGACACCGCGTCGCTCGATGTCATGCAGAAGGCGGGCGGTGCCTTCCTGTCGAACTTCTTCACTGCTGCCTACGTTGCCGGCGCCTTCGCATCCGCGCTAGCGTCGCAGGCCTCGGTGTCCCGGATTCTCTATTCCATGGGACGTGACGGCGTGTTGCCGAAGCGCTTCTTCGGCCAATTGAACCGACGCTTCAGCACCCCGGCAAATGCGACGATACTGGTCGGCGTCGTTTCGCTGATCGCCTTGTTCATCGATCTGGCGCTCGCTGCCTCGATTATCTCGTTCGGGGCCCTGGTCGCCTTCACCTTCGTGAACATCTCGGTGGTCAAGTCGCACGCGATCGACCGGCGGGACCGTAAGGGCATTGCCGTGCTGACGAACATAGTGCTGCCACTGATCGGCTTCGGTCTATCGATATGGCTGTGGACATCACTGCCGGGAACTTCGTTCGTGGTCGGGCTGATCTGGGCCGGAATGGGTCTGATCTATCTGGCGGGGCTCACCAAACTGTTCCGGGTCAAGCCGCCGCAGATGGACCTGGCGGAGTAG